The following proteins are co-located in the Gossypium hirsutum isolate 1008001.06 chromosome A02, Gossypium_hirsutum_v2.1, whole genome shotgun sequence genome:
- the LOC107940585 gene encoding uncharacterized protein has product MGFQSSVESKMLGLKLTSSKHKRSKSFPEKRRVEEDSLDGSLEASNRIKLDMRNLKDSVKTRNKQSPSPGTEVQQNSLKQEILQLEKRLQDQFEVRRALETALGYRTSSHDNRNETSVSITKPATELIKEIAVLELEVVYLEQYLLLLYRKAFDQQVSSISLSKRDERIKTPLDSPRGRFSKVSRPDDVSKVENLAVWSSYCENPCEEPSVHRCHSSLSQHSLLSGRTSPLDKNLDRAIRACHSQPLSMTEYAQNASNIISLAEHLGTRISDHVPETPNKLSEDMIKCMAAIYCKLADPPLIQNGFSSPNSSMSSASAFSPPQQHDMWSPGFRNNSSFDVRLDNPFHVEGLKEFSGPYSTMVEVPWIFRDSQKLGDVEHLLLNFRSLICRLEEIDPMNLKHEEKLAFWINIHNSLVMHAFLAYGIPQNNVKRLFLLLRAAYNIGGHTISADTIQSSILGCRISRPGQWLRLLLSSKTKFKTGDEKQAYAIKQPEPLLYFALCTGNHSDPAIRAYTPKRVFQELETAKEEYIRATFGVRKDQKILLPKIIESFAKDSSLDSVGIIEMVEYALPQSLRRSIRKCQLGKSRKNIAWIPRNFTFRYLISKELLR; this is encoded by the exons ATGGGATTTCAAAGCAGTGTAGAAAGTAAAATGTTGGGATTGAAATTGACATCATCAAAGCACAAGCGATCAAAGAG CTTTCCAGAAAAGAGAAGAGTTGAAGAAGATAGCTTGGATGGTTCTCTTGAAGCATCAAATCGTATAAAGCTG GATATGAGGAACTTGAAGGACTCTGTCAAAACTCGGAATAAACAATCTCCTAGTCCCGGCACTGAGGTCCAACAAAACTCTTTGAAGCAAGAG ATTTTACAGCTTGAGAAACGGTTACAAGATCAATTTGAGGTTCGTCGTGCATTGGAAACAGCATTGGGTTATAGGACTTCCTCTCATGATAATAGAAATGAAACATCAGTGTCCATAACTAAG CCAGCTACAGAGTTAATCAAGGAAATTGCCGTGTTAGAACTGGAAGTTGTTTAtttagaacaataccttctcttGTTGTATAGGAAAGCTTTTGATCAACAAGTGTCTTCTATATCACTGTCTAAACGGGATGAAAGGATAAAAACACCACTAGATTCCCCTAGAGGGAGGTTTTCAAAAGTTTCGAGACCTGATGATGTATCAAAAGTTGAAAATTTAGCTGTATGGTCCAGTTACTGTGAGAACCCATGCGAGGAGCCTAGTGTTCATCGCTGTCATTCCTCACTATCTCAACATTCGCTACTTTCGGGTAGAACTTCACCTCTGGACAAGAATTTGGATAGAGCTATACGTGCCTGCCATTCACAACCTTTGTCCATGACTGAG TACGCACAGAATGCATCAAATATAATTAGTCTGGCCGAACATCTTGGGACTCGTATTTCTGATCATGTTCCAGAGACACCAAACAAGCTTTCCGAGGATATGATAAAATGCATGGCTGCTATATATTGCAAGCTTGCAGACCCGCCTTTGATCCAAAACGGATTTTCATCTCCCAATTCATCCATGTCATCGGCCAGTGCATTTTCCCCACCACAACAACATGACATGTGGAGTCCTGGGTTCCGAAACAATTCATCTTTTGATGTACGGTTAGATAACCCTTTTCACGTGGAAGGACTTAAAGAGTTTAGCGGACCGTATAGCACAATGGTCGAAGTGCCTTGGATTTTCAGAGATAGTCAAAAGCTGGGTGATGTTGAACACTTGCTACTAAATTTCAG GTCACTTATATGTCGACTTGAAGAAATCGATCCTATGAACTTGAAACACGAAGAGAAGCTGGCATTTTGGATAAACATACACAATTCATTAGTGATGCAT GCTTTTCTAGCTTACGGTATCCCGCAAAATAATGTGAAGAGACTCTTTCTACTACTAAGG GCTGCATATAACATAGGGGGTCACACCATCAGTGCAGATACAATACAGAGTTCTATCCTTGGATGCCGTATATCTCGTCCCGGACAG TGGCTTCGGTTATTACTCTCTTCAAAGACAAAGTTTAAAACCGGAGACGAGAAGCAAGCATATGCAATCAAACAACCCGAACCTCTTTTGTACTTCGCCCTCTGCACAGGAAACCATTCTGATCCTGCG ATTCGTGCTTACACGCCAAAGAGAGTATTTCAAGAGCTAGAAACAGCAAAAGAAGAGTACATTCGTGCTACGTTCGGTGTCCGTAAAGACCAGAAAATTTTGTTACCGAAGATCATAGAGTCATTCGCGAAGGATTCAAGTTTGGACTCGGTCGGCATCATCGAAATGGTCGAATACGCATTGCCCCAATCACTTCGTAGGAGCATTAGAAAATGTCAGCTAGGAAAATCACGTAAGAACATAGCATGGATTCCTCGGAACTTTACCTTTAGGTATCTAATATCTAAAGAATTACTAAGATGA